gccatatctccagcctgcaatttcttaattaaggtttcctttttcccaggtgactctagctgaCAGAAAACTAATTAGAACACCTCCCTAGGTGGGACCATCTCTGTACCTGACATAACGGCCCAGAGTAAGTGTAATTCTAGAACTGTCCTGCAGAGGGCAGCAGATGCACACAGACTCCAGCCTAACTGCAGATAATCCAAAGATAACCAGACATAAGACTCTGGTTCTTTCAATGTTTAGATCGTTCCAGAGAGCCTGATCGTTGAGGGAAATGTTATCAAGACCCAGATACCCACCCAATATTTGTGTCTCCCTCCCCTTTGACGCCTCCCTCTGGCTCCCTGGCGCACTCTCCGTTCTCCCAGCTGCCCTTCGAGGAAATCATCCTGACCCTGGTTAGCAGAGGACATCAAGGCTCAGCGATAGAATGGGGCAGCTCATGGTGAAGATCAGAGAACCAGGAAACTTGCCTTAGAGAACGACAAGGTGCTGACCTCTGGCAGTGAGCAACAGGAAGTCGCTGTTGCCGGTCTCTCACCACTAGAGGTCACCCACGAGGCAGGGCACCTACATCCATTCTGCAGCCTTGCTGTAACTGGAACATGGAGCTCGCACTCCGTGTCACAATATCATTGAAAATTTGCAGGATATGTGAATGTCCCCCTAAATCTAGACCATGGCCAGCCACGTGGGGTAGCCTCCAATGTTCTGTACAGAGAACCAGGAAGATCGCTCAGTGTCGTGTTATACCAACACAGCACCTCTCAATACTTTCCTTTAGGGACCTGATTACTAGCAAAGGGATGGGTAGGTACACTCAAAGAGGGAGTTTGGAGAATGCCCTGCCCTTCCCTGGGAAAGCGAGCTCTGTCTTGTAGACCTGGTTCTTGGTAGTTCTTCTGTCAAGGTCCCAGCCTTGACATTCAGGGCCTTGCTTCCCAAACCCTCTGGTGACACCTGCTTGGGCTTCGAGAATCTCGAGCCTCAGAAGGGGGTGGCTGGACAGGGCCCCACAGTGTCGAATAATGGCACTCTCTATCAATTGAGCACAAGATGTCACTATTATGATGCCACCAGGGTGTCTCCAGTGTCCACGCACATGGGGAATGAGAATCACACTGGAAGCCAGAACCTGTCAGATTTGTTGAAATACTGGCTCCCAACTCAGAAAGCAGACCGGCCTCCCCGGGATGATGGCGAGCCAACTGATAACCCCCCCAGCACACTGCAGCACATATCCTTGGACCTGATCTTAGAGTTTCTAGTGCTGTGATGAatgaaacgccatgaccaaaacGACAAGTTGGGAAGAAAGGGGTTATTTGGCTAACACATCggcatcactgttcatcatcaaaggaagtcagggggggaactcaagcagggcaggaacctggaggcaggagctgatgcagaggccatggagggtgctgcttactggcttgctcctcctaaCTTGCTCAACTtgccttttattaaaaaatttttttttatttatttattttacttaggtatactgtagctgtcttcatgctcacaagaagagggcatcagatctcatacggatggttgtgagccaccatgtgggttctgggaattgaactcaggacttctggaagagcagtcagtgcatttaaccactgagccatctcttcttatagatcccaggaccaccagcccgaGGACGGAACCACCCTCAAggagctgggccctcctccatcactaattaataaaatgtcttACAGCCAGAGTTTACGGAGATATTGCCTCAAATGAGGTCCCCTCCTTCAAGATACCGCTAGTCTGTGTGGAGCTGATAGAAGACTAGCCGGCACGGACCCCACACTGCTCAGACTTTAGATATGGTGGCTACTGTCTCAACCCAGTTTTCTCTTCCAGCTGATCTGAGCCCATGTCTGGCATCTCTCTGTCCGTCTAGCCTGTAGGTGTCTGTGTTTGGCTGACCCCTCTTCTCCCTGTTCATCCCAAACTAGAACCCTAAGTGGACATCACCCCTGTTGGGGACTACTCCTGAGACCATTGTGGCCTTGGAGACAGGAGACCGGAGGGGTGCACAGGAGTGACAAGGGCAGGGCGGGGATGGGCTCCGTCCTTCAGAATCTTTTTGTAACTTCCCTTCAGAAGTTAGGTGACTTCTCTTGACCTTGACCTACCCACCAGGAGGAACATAGGACTTTGTTTCAACATAGGACTTTGTTTCCATTTGTCAAGAAGATGTTGTACCTGAGGATGTGCGTGCACTAGAGTTTGTAGTGGAGCTGGGCCAGCGCTGGGCCTGGCAGGAAATGGTCATCTCCGAGCAAGAGTGGTCCCCACGTACACTCCAGTTAGTTTACAAGACAACCTAGCAATAGAAGTGTTTCCTCGTGACTGGCACAACTGAGGCTGGGAGGAATTGTCCTCACTCAcccctctccccccaacccccacagtgTGGAGTCCCATGTGGACCCATGAATGGTGGGTCTAGCTAGGCTCTGCCCAGAAGTTCTCTTGCACAAACTACTGTCCTTGATCTTTCGTAATTCTTTGTAAGCATGTGGGTGGTGGGGGAGAGGTTAAGTCTCTGTGTGGAGGTGTGTGCGCCAGGTAGCCTTGgcggtcagaagaggatgttggatccacTAGAGATGGAGTTAAAGATGACTGGGAACTGCTTGGCATGGcgctgggacctgaactctggCCCTCAGCAGGAGCCATCCATGTCCTCGGTACTGAGCCATTCCTGCAGCCCAGACTCTTGGTGAGTTATCTCTTACCCCAAACCAGCTCCCCTTGCTGCTAAATGGTCACAGCCTCCTCCTGTGACAGTTGTCCTTTTTGTATAAGTCCAGATCCCTAATGGTCCCTAAGCATATCTTAATTCTCCCTTGGCAGATTTTTTTAACTGGGACATGTTGATGTCTCTGAAGGCTTAGGGAAGGACTCCCAATCCTCATAGGAAAGAGATTAGCAAAACTGCTGTGAGGTCAAATGTGCACGAATGCTCCCAAGGGTGACCCCGTGGCAAGGGCAGGGTGACAGTGGTCAGTCTGCTTACCTTGACCTCAGGAGTCTTGACTGACTCCAGAAACACACCTGCCACCACCATAGCCATGCTTGCCCAGGGCTGCCTTTAGCGCACTCTTCAAGGTCAGCTCTGCTTGATCACGGTACCGACACTGCAtcggagagagggaggaagaaaatagGCAGAATTGCCTTTCTAAAGAGCCCAGAGGGATGGATGATGAGGCCTGTGAGGGAGACCTGACCAGCTAATGAGCGCTTTGGGTCAACAGACTCAGGTAATGGTTTTctgtgaggctggaggatctTAGGCCCCGAGAGTAGAGGACTGGGGTGGGAATCTTCCCACTGACCCTGGTTGGAATGCCAAGCGTCTACTTATGTTTTAAGAGTTGGTCAACCAATTAGGCCATAGAGATTTGCTTTCTGGACTGCGCCCAAAAGATTAGCCTGTGGGGAAGGGCAGTGGAGAAAGTAGGGCACCTGCCTTGAGGGTCTCGCTGCAGATCGAGGCTATGGGATGGCATGGGGATGGCAGGACCTGGTGGCAcggggtggtgtgtgtgggttCACCTACATTCTCTTGAACATATTCCCCATGTCTGTTTTCCTAGACACCACTGCAGTAGAATCCCACCATCACTGCAGGGTCTAGTCACCCCATAAACAAGTGGCAAGGCCAGGAATTAACCACGGATCTGACATGTCTGTGCCAACTGACTGGCACTCCTGCAATGTTAACCTAGAATGCGTTgtactttcctttttaaatgttgGCCTCTTTCCATCCCACACAGCCTAGCGCTTGCTAGCCTAAGTCCAATCGTAGGGACCACCTGCCATTGTTTTCAAGCACCTGTCCAGTTGCCTGAGCAGAGGCCCCAAGCCTTTCTGCTCAAGCACGGCCTTTGGAGTCTTCACCCTCTCTGGGAGCCACTGTGGCTCCACGGGCCTTCCTATCCACCACAGCTGAGCAAGAGGCGGGGCTGTCCACTCCCGGCAGCGGCGCACTTTCTTTTATGCGGGAAGTTCGTTCTATGAGCACGACTGGCCTTCGGCATTTGCTGTTGTGAGCAAAGGAAAACGTTCAGGCCCAGGGAGGCAGCTCGGCTAGCAGAGATGCTGGCCTCCGAGCCTGACACCTGAGTCCAATCCTCGCGGAATAGAAGTTGCTCTCTGACATGTTCCCAGACCTGctccccagagatcctcctgccagtCTCAGGAAGTGGTACCATGTCTACCCAGGTGCTTCAAGGCCACACCCGGTGACAGTTCCACTTCCTGCTCTAAGCCCTGCCAACCCACCCTGCATGTTAAACACAGTCTTCATTGCACCCGTCTCAGCCACTGCCTTGACCTGGCCTTGTGTGGTAGCAGTGGCTTTGCCTTTTCCTGGTGACGGTGACGGCCTGCAAGGCTCCATTTGGAACTGGGAGGTGGGGGACATCAGGTGAAGCTGGGAAAGAGCTCCGGTGGCAGGAATGCTTGCTGAGTGTATACCAGGCCCCGAGCTCCACAACCAGCACCACGTAACTTAGGATAGTGGTGCTTTCTGTATGTGTACCTCAGGAGACCTCAGTGGAAGGgctagaagttcaaggtcatccttcgatgtgtgtgtgtgtgtgtgtatatcaggatatatatatatatatatatatatatatatatatatgtgtgtgtgtgtgtgtgtgtgtgtgtgtgtgtgtgtgtatgtatatcaggATTACATGAGATCCTGTTTTAGAGACGgggtggagaagggagggagggaaggaggagaaagagggagggaggaggggaaggggggctTACATCATTTTTTTGGCCAGCCCAGGAGGCTGCTATGCTCTAGCTGCTGTGTAGTCTTACCCTGGGACGTCCATCTGTCCCCTCACTGGCCTGGGATCACACTGGCTCCCTGCTATCCCCTCTGGACTATGCCGCTCCAGGTCCCCGGCATTCTCTGCTCTTTGTCGaatgccccccgccccccccccccccccagcttcggACATGCCTGGCTCCGGAAATGCGTGTGGTGAGTTAGTCAGACATGCCTTCACCCCTCCAGAGAGGAACATCTCTTTTCATGCCTCCTTAGTTCTGCGGTCACTCAGAATGGACCTGCTTTTCTCCCTGGGGTCCGCCACGTAGGTCCTTAGATTATGTAAGTGTCAATTATTGGCTTATCTCCCCAGCAAGAATACAGGACTTGTCCCCACAGACAAGTGGAGTCACCAAACGAGTAAATTCCTATGTGCCACTGCCACAGGGACCGCTCTTGGTGGGTTCTCTTGTTGATGTTGGGCATCTGTGCTAGGAATTAGCTCATTAGATTTCCACAGGACTCTGGGAGGTGGTTACGTGTAATTCCATTTTACAGATCAGGAATCTAAGGCTCAAAAAATCCAAGCGAGACCACACAGCTAGCAACAGGCAGAGCCCAGCTCCGCCGATGCCAAGTCAGCTTGCTGCCCCAGTTCAGATGCTTAGCCGCTGCTCCGAGCCCTGCTTGGGCATGAGAGATAGGCTCCAGTGCTGTCCAGCTTTCCTGGGCCTCTGCCAGAGTGTTCGTATCATTTTTCCCTCCAAATTTACCCATGCAGTCATCAGATTTCGCTGATCAGCCCCTGGCTTGTTAGATGAGAAGCCTAAGAATTCTTTTCCTTGAttttgcttgggggggggggggaagggggatttGAAGGGGGGACAACCCAGGAACCTAAGGTCTCTCACTCCATACGCAAGGGCCCTCACTTTGAGCTGCACACCCACTGCACTATCTGAGTGAGTTCTAGCAGCATTGGCGGTttgggatggggagagagaggacgTTTCTCGGGCTATGCTAAAGCCCTTGGGTAGTCAGGCTGACTGGCCTTGCCCCAGGTCTGCCCCAGACCAGCTGCCGTGCACAATTAAGACAAGAGCCCTCAGACCTCAGGTGTCAGGCCCGCACACTTGAGATTCACATTCCCCTGTTCATGAGGGCAATGAGCAGTGTGGTATTTAGGAAAGAATTCTTGTGGGTTAAATTTAGGGGCCTGAAAACATTCCAAGCCCCACATATTTTTTTGGCAAGTGTCACATAGCACTTTCATCTGATGGAGAATGAAGGACTTTTTCCCCTGGGCCTGGCTTTTCCAATCTGTCCTGTGTGTGACTCGTGCCAATGGTCCTGCCACTGCTAGGCTGTTCTCCTGGGTTTAACTATGCAATTGACCACTGGGGGGAAGGCCTTTGGTTACTGACAATGCAGGAGAGTGGGTTTAGTTAGCTCCTTCCTTGAAGATCAACCCTTCAGGGTCTTTTTAGGAGcctgtggttttgctttttttctaagCAAAGTTCTGGAACATTCTCTCCTTGCGTCTGGTGCTGAGGTCGTGTGTCGGGTGGGCATAAATAAATGCTCTCTGGACTTCTCCCCTTGATGGCCTTACCTCACATCTCCTCCCCAGGCTGTGTGGCCCTCCTCTCTAGGGCACAGATGAAGTGAATGTGGAGGCAGCTGGGGAGACTGAGAGGGTTAACTGACTTGTCCACACTTACCTGGAACTTCAACTTGGCCTGTGCTCTTCTCTACTAGGGACAAGAGTTATCTTGAGCAACATAGACCTAGGTCTTGACTCTGGCCTTGCCAGGGCATGGTATAGGTGGGTACATCTCACAGACCTTAATCTGGTAAACAGTTTGGCTTCCTTGACACTGACTCACTGGgtaggtttctttttttgttttgtttttgtttgttttttgttttttgagacagggtttctctgtgtagccctgactgtcctggaactcactctgtagaccaagctggcctcgaactcagaaatcttcctgcctctctgcctcccgagtgctgggattaaaggcgtgtgccaccactgcccagctttattattattattttttaatggatGACATGTGACCATCATTCAGGGAGCCTGGCTTTGCACAGGTCTGGACCATGGCCCTATCAAGAGTCGGTCCCTGGGCCCCTAGGCTGGGTGCTAAGGGATGCTGAAGAGGCTAAGGCTTGAGTTGTGGCTGGGGTCCTCAGCCATGCTGGCTTGGATGAAGCCATTATGCACCCCAGACCCTctgtctccagctctgtcctaGGAGACAGATCTTACTCAGCCTTTTGCCAGATAACAACGTCTGCTCCGACGTGCCTAGAGCAAGGGGAATCGGGCCAACCAAGTCTTTCTCAGGGTTCCAAGTGACGAAGGAAGAAAAGTAATCTCAGTCACCGAGGGCCATGGTGGTTAAACAGCTGCATCCCACAGTTCACAGAATTCGGGCACACGCTGCACATCTTGACACACTTTGTAGTGGGACACATCCACCGTCTACCTCACCTCTCCACCCCgaaaggaccaaaaaaaaaaaaaaaagtctgtttaGAAAACAAACTCCAACAGCTCatctaaaagaaaataacaaaacgAAACAAACTTTACTTGCATTTAGCCGTTAATAAATAATTTACAGTATGTACACGCAGTGGCGCGCCACACAGGTCGCAGACACGTGGACTCAGTGAGGGGTCCCCACTTCCAAGCAGAACGTGATCAAACACAACCAAAATAAAGTGCTTCAACTCTTTTACTTCCAACATAGGGATAGCTAAAAAACcagcagggagaaggaggggcTGAGCTCAGCCCTCCCGGCTGGGCTGCCCACGGGGGTTTTGGCAGGGGTTGGGacctctgggagggagaggcaggttcTGCAGCCTCCTGGCCAGTGTATGGAGAGGTCCCTGGGGGAGCAGCAGAGAGCTGCAATAAACATTGAGTGGGGCTAGGGTAGGCTCTGCAGGGCCGCTGGCCGGGTGGCCTAGTGGGCTGGCTGTACTCTTGTGCTAGTCCCTTGGgggcctctggaacagcagcagaGATGGAAATGGCTCTGGGCTCTGTGGAGGACCGCTTTGAGCGGAAGGAAAGCTAGGCTCCCAGTGACAGGCCTCTGGCTGTGGCCAGAGGGTTGAAAGAAGGTCCTAGTGGGAGGTGAGCCTGCCAGGGTGCGTGGTGCAGGGAGGCCTCTTAGATGGTGCTCCCCCCAATCCCCACAAAGAAAGGCAGACAAGAGGACTGGGGGTAGAGCTGCTGCCCAGCAGCTGGGAACGTgaaagagatcagaggacagggcAGGCCAGCTGGCCCTATCCACTGGCTCTGCTGCGCATGCCCTGAGGCCCCACCTCCCctctgggggagtggggaggggctctTATGTCTGCTGGTGGGGGCAGGGGCGGCCGTGGCAGGAACCAGAGGATCACGTCTCTGTTCAAACATTCAGAAGGAAAGCACTTTGATTCCTTAAGTGCAATGGAGAGGAGCAGACAGAGGGTGGAGCCAGAGCTGGGGATCTGGGCCCATGAGTGGTATTGCTTAGACCTCAGGCCAAAACACACCCTCCCTTCAACTGTGGGGCTTTCCAGGCAGGTGCCTGGAAGCGGCACCTCAAACACATCCACAGTAGCTGGATGCACAGGACaatctctgtgtagcactgggtAGGAAGGTGCCAGGGGGACACAGCCTCCTGGCTACAAGGTTACATCCATTTGCTAAAGATACTGAGCAGGGCCCTCTGGGAGTATCTATCATACTGCTAAGGGGCACCAGCCTGGGATAGAACTGTGTAGATGTCTCAGCCCTATGGACGCCGGGTCTTGGGGTGTCCCCATGGGCTTAAGTGTGTGCGAGTGTGCTTGTGTAAcagtgtgtgcgcgtgtgtggtAGGGCACAGAGGCCCCAGAGTAGGTGTGCAGCAGTCAGCTGGGCCTGTCTCAGTGCATTGTGAGGGTGTGGAAGGAGCCGACTTTCCCAGTGTCtctctggtggtggtgggggggagtGGGACTTCAGCTTAGGGGGCTCTGGTTCGCACATTCACACGGTGGGGGGACGGGGTGGAGGGAGCTGCTCTCCCCCCTCACACAACTCTACTGACACAAAAACACAGCATCAATCACCACAACCTTGTCACGTGCACTAATGGAGAGGGGGAGAGCTGTCCCACACACCCTTAGCCCAGGCCAAAACATTTGACGACAGCTCTGAGGGCACCACGTTCAGGCCATCAGCCAGAGGCCACCTCCGCTGCTGATTGGTCTGTAGAGAACACTGGGTCACAGGAAGCCAGCACACCTGCTGGGCTGCATCCCAAGAAGCTGATTTGGGCCCTCAGACCAAGGAGAAGCCAGGGGCAGGAGCCCAAGGCTCGGGGCAGAGTCTATACAGTCCTCTGTACCTTACGTGGCCAATCATCTACCACAacacaggcaggaggaccagaagtggGACCGTGGTGCCAAGGAGCATCTGGGGGGCCAAGGGGAatgtggtggcggtggcggccaCGGCCCCTGGCAGCTCCTGAGTCCTTTCAAACAGGTGTAGCTTGTCCTTGTTGGAGTGAAGCATCTTCCCATCTTCCAAAGCGTAGTAGGCGGCCAGTGTGAAGTTCACATCGCCAGTCGTGAGGAGGTCGAAGACGCAGGCCTGGTAGTACAGGTCTTCTACTGGAAGTTTCTCCTTACACTTGGCCACAGCGGTCTCGTAGGGAAATGTCTCCGGGACCACAGGAGACGGGCTGGCGGCTGCTGGCCTCCGGGGGCTTTCGGCGTTGGCCCGGAAAGCCTGGAAGTCGATCTGCTGGTTGAGTGGGCAGCCCCGCAGGCAGAGGTAGAGGCCTTGGCTGTCCCGCTCCTCCACGGCGTTGACGACCTCCTCGGGCATCCGCACGGCAAAGGTAAGGTAGCGGCCCACCTGGCGTACCACGATGGTGGTGCCGATGTACTTGGCCTGGATCTCCACGTGCTGGCCCGACACCTTCTCTGTGATCTTCAGGCTGTTGGCTCCGTGTTTATCACCCCCGTTTTTGGAGCCGTCGGCAAAGGCGGACGGAAGTTCGTCCATCTCGGCTTGGTAGACTTTCTGGTCCACGCACTCTTGGAAGTTCTTGAAGATGATGGTGAGCTATGGGAAAAGATGCAGAGGAGAGTGGATCAGGGTGTGGGGAGACGTGCCTTAGAGATCTCAGGGACCTGGGAGGTCTACCAGGATGCTGTGGATGCTCCCTTCTCCTTGATGGTCGCAGCTCAATACCAACCACACTCTTATACACTCAATGCTTTTCTTTGTAACTTTctttcatacatatttatatattatgtataatatataaaatatgttattataatatatattatatattctataataatatataattatatataatatatattatatatctatactaaaattagaaaaactttcACTCACTACCAtaactaaaaaagaaatcagcatACTCACTATAGAGAGGAGAAAgtctaaatataaaacaaaatataaaattaaaggtCCAATGAAAAATTTAGTCCACTACGATCGGGCTTAAAAACTGCTCCCCCCAAATATCAGACCCCAAATTATTCCAACTCACGAGTGCTACCTGATGTGGCAGAAGGGGCTTGGAAGCAGTGACTGGGTAAAGGACCATGAGGTGGGCGTCTCCTGGGATACCTGCATGGGTCCCAGGACGATCGCCCGTGTCTGCAGAAATGAGAGGTCAAGGGACACATGGTCATGAGGACAGGCAAGGtgatgaggggaggggaggagaggagaggagaggggaggggaggggaggggaggggaggagaggagaggagaggagaggagaggagaggagaggagaggagaggagaggagaggagaggagaggagaggagaggagaggagaggggaggggggaggggaagggaagagaggggaggggaggggaggggaggggaaaggggaggggagaggagagcagTTACACACCAAGGGATAGCAGCAGCAGCCGGAGCTGACAGCCGTGAAGGATGACTCTGCTCCACCTTCCCGATCTTGCACGGAGCCCTTGGGAGGCTGTAATGCCCAGAGATGAGTGGACCGTCCATGCAAGCGAGAGGGCAGAGGTTGTGACCCCAATgcagtggggagggggcagggaggtcATTCCCAAATGGAGTCTACAGAGAGAGCCTGGGCTGAGCCAGCGGGACCTGTCCCTAGAACCGCAGACTCCCCCTGTGCTCGGTATTGCGGGCACAGCAGTTGTTATTCCAAgtctcctgtggcactgcaaggGCAGGTGACACCCCCAGTTTCACAGCTGCTCAGAGCGCTGCAGTAGCGTGCGGAGGGCCACACAGCCACGAAAGGCAGAAGTGGGTCGTTCTGGGTTTCTGACCTCCAGGGCGGTGGTTTTCAACCCGTGGGTCACGGATCCCCTGTGGCAAACTTCAATCTTTacaaatgtttacattatgattcataacagtatcaaaattatagtGGTGAAGTGGCAACAAGTAATTTcgtggtgggggttgggggggcgtCAGCTGTCATGGAGACGCTGTCggaaagggttgtagcattaggaggGTTGGAACCACATTCACTGCTCTTAGGGTCTTACAGCCCTAGGCTGGGTACCCTTGGGAAGGGGCAGAGTGTGATGTCCCAGCCTGCCATCGTGGGTGTGGTGTCTGGCTGTTCTCCAGGGTGGATGCAAAGCTGGAGACGTGAACAATTCTGTGGAGGGCATGGGCACCTCCTAGCTAGCTGGTGGGACTCCAAAGTGACCCCACGTTTACCTCAGTGGATCTGCCAACTTAAAGGGCCCAGGCTGCTGACAGCACATGGAGCCTGACTGAGGCTGGGTGCTCTGCCTGGATCCTCAGGAGCCACGTGCGGCAGCAT
This portion of the Apodemus sylvaticus chromosome 1, mApoSyl1.1, whole genome shotgun sequence genome encodes:
- the Rgma gene encoding repulsive guidance molecule A isoform X2 codes for the protein MGMGRGAGRSALGLWPTVAFLLCSFPAAISPCKILKCNSEFWSATSSGSHAPASDDVPEFCAALRTYALCTRRTARTCRGDLAYHSAVHGIEDLMSQHNCSKDGPTSQPRVRTLPPAGDSQERSDSPEICHYEKSFHKHSAAPNYTHCGLFGDPHLRTFTDHFQTCKVQGAWPLIDNNYLNVQVTNTPVLPGSAATATSKLTIIFKNFQECVDQKVYQAEMDELPSAFADGSKNGGDKHGANSLKITEKVSGQHVEIQAKYIGTTIVVRQVGRYLTFAVRMPEEVVNAVEERDSQGLYLCLRGCPLNQQIDFQAFRANAESPRRPAAASPSPVVPETFPYETAVAKCKEKLPVEDLYYQACVFDLLTTGDVNFTLAAYYALEDGKMLHSNKDKLHLFERTQELPGAVAATATTFPLAPQMLLGTTVPLLVLLPVLW
- the Rgma gene encoding repulsive guidance molecule A isoform X1, encoding MQPPRERLVVTGRAGWMGMGRGAGRSALGLWPTVAFLLCSFPAAISPCKILKCNSEFWSATSSGSHAPASDDVPEFCAALRTYALCTRRTARTCRGDLAYHSAVHGIEDLMSQHNCSKDGPTSQPRVRTLPPAGDSQERSDSPEICHYEKSFHKHSAAPNYTHCGLFGDPHLRTFTDHFQTCKVQGAWPLIDNNYLNVQVTNTPVLPGSAATATSKLTIIFKNFQECVDQKVYQAEMDELPSAFADGSKNGGDKHGANSLKITEKVSGQHVEIQAKYIGTTIVVRQVGRYLTFAVRMPEEVVNAVEERDSQGLYLCLRGCPLNQQIDFQAFRANAESPRRPAAASPSPVVPETFPYETAVAKCKEKLPVEDLYYQACVFDLLTTGDVNFTLAAYYALEDGKMLHSNKDKLHLFERTQELPGAVAATATTFPLAPQMLLGTTVPLLVLLPVLW